Proteins found in one Polyodon spathula isolate WHYD16114869_AA chromosome 10, ASM1765450v1, whole genome shotgun sequence genomic segment:
- the rpp30 gene encoding ribonuclease P protein subunit p30 has translation MALFGDLNIVTTTDKRTLKNVIETAAHLGYSTVAINHVVNLQEKKQEIGKPTCVAELFACPPIVQGKSKPIKIITRLTVVVSEASHCNELRTTSSRTRLYDLVAVHPKTEKLFHTACMTLDVDIIEIVMTEKQQFHLRRPPVNVAIDRGIVFELVYSPAIKDSTMRRYTISNSLSLMNAGKGKNIIISSGAEKPLELRGPYDIANLGLLFGLSEGDAKAAISTNCRKAVLHGETRKTAQGVVHTMKKTEAPEDEEEAPASKRARIEAP, from the exons ATGGCTCTTTTCGGAGATTTAAACATTGTCACTACAACAGATAAGAGAACTCTTAAAAATGTTATCGAAACAGCTGCTCATC ttggatATTCAACAGTTGCTATTAACCATGTAGTTAACCTCCAAGAAAAGAAACAG GAAATTGGCAAACCTACTTGTGTGGCAGAACTTTTCGCCTGTCCTCCCATTGTACAG ggGAAATCAAAGCCAATTAAAATAATCACCAGACTGACTGTAGTGGTTTCTGAAGCATCACATTGCAATGAATTG agaACAACGTCCTCCCGCACCAGGTTGTATGACCTTGTGGCTGTGCATCCCAAAACAGAGAAGCTATTTCAT acCGCTTGTATGACATTAGATGTGGACATAATTGAAATTGTTATGACAGAAAAGCAACAGTTTCATTTAAGACGTCCCCCGGTGAATGTG GCAATTGATAGAGGAATTGTCTTTGAACTTGTTTATAGTCCTGCCATTAAAGATTCTACAATGAGAAGATATACTATTTCAAATTCACTCAGTCTGATGAATGCAGGTAAAGGAAAG aacaTTATTATATCAAGTGGAGCAGAAAAG CCTTTAGAATTAAGAGGACCTTATGACATCGCTAACCT AGGGTTACTGTTTGGCTTGTCGGAAGGGGATGCCAAAGCAGCAATCTCAACCAACTGCAGAAAAGCTGTTCTGCATGGAG aaaCAAGGAAGACTGCACAGGGTGTGGTGCACACCATGAAGAAAACTGAAGCCCctgaagatgaggaggaggcCCCAGCCTCAAAAAGGGCAAGAATTGAAGCTCCTTAA